The Danio rerio strain Tuebingen ecotype United States chromosome 20, GRCz12tu, whole genome shotgun sequence genome contains the following window.
GCAGAATATGAAATGTGAAACAAGAAATGATAAAGTTTGCCACTTTAATAATTGGGTTTTATCTTCTACGATAAAGATTAtagtgctattttacatttgaatattgAGTTTCTGACTTTGTTCAATTGTTTTGATCTGTgctttattttatgtataaatatttataattgtgaacattttatgcagatgcatttgcctaaaaaaaatctttccaatCAATTTGTAAAATTCGAAGTCATTAAATTCTATTTTCATATTACAATATATCcggttgcaatcagaattattagcccctctttgattttttttttccttttttaaatatcttccaaatgatgtttaacagagcagggaaatttccacagtatgtctgataatattttttcttctagagaaagtcttatttgttttatttcggctagaatgaaaccagtttttaatttttttataaacattttaagattaaaattattagcctctttaagctatatttttttagaagtgtcttgaaaaatatctagtaaaatattatttactgtcatcatggcaaagataaaataaatcagtcagaattattagctcctctgaattattagcgccactgttcattttttcccctaatttctgtttagtggagggaagattgtttctgcacatttctaagcataatagttttaaaaactttttttataataactgattattttatctttgacatgatgctgtaaataatattttactttatatatttcaagacacttctttgcagcttaaagtgacatttaaaggcttaactaggttaactaggcaggttagggcaaatAGGGAAGTTATTGtgtattgatggtttgttctgtagattgtcgaaaaaaaaaaaatagcttaaaggggctaataattttgtcctaaaaatgggttttaaaaaaaatcaactatatatatatatatatatatatatatatatatatatatatatatatatatatatatatatatatatatatatatatatatatatatacagacttCAACATTCAAGATTGCagcaaatactttaaatgttacCCTGTATTAATGACAGAACAAGATTGTTACCAATCACTTAATATAAggaattgtttaattttatatttgcatTGTTAATGTAGTTTAAAATAAACCACAAATTTATAAAGTATtggtaataaataacatacagtcaaaaacaaacattttgcccttcaataaaattttaataaaaataataataataatatatttagtcAATATTATTGGCTGTTATATATACTGTCTGTTCTAATGGCATTGAAGTAATTCGTTTTtataaatcattcattaaaattattgtttaataatatgTTGGAAAAcaatctctcctttaaacagcacTTAGGAAATATTGGGCAAAATTATCATAGGAGAGCTAACGATTTTATCTGTACATCTAGTGTGAAATGGCAATGGGaggaaagaataaaagaaatttaaaatatttcatattttagcaACTAAATGTTGACCTAAACTATACTTGATTGCTGAAATattattcaatgtttttttttttactaatgcaATACTGTACAAGacgtatattatttattacaaaatcagTTTGTTAAAGAactgtttttaaatattgaataacTGAATGTACAAaccaaaactaaatattttgatggtccagtaaCTCCGTTTAGTGTAAATGTAGTGTAACTTTTTCTCTGCGtgcaattatttttatatttgtttgactGTAGACTGTGATGTCAAATTAACAATACTAGCAACCGCAGGAGAGCGAGTAACTCTGGAAGAATCTGCCACAGATGCTTTACCTGCTCATAAATCTCTATTGCTTTCTGGTACTGCTCTAACTGAGCGCTGTATGAAGCCACCTTTAGCAGACACTTGTTTGCAGAGCTGTAAATGAAGCAAACACCACATCAAGGCTTAAACTAACATTCAAAATGCCACAATTGACCTTAGAGACAAAGTGGTTATACATGGAGACAAAAAAGCTTGATATTATGTCTTCTGTAATGCAGGCTTACCTGTTTGATTCCTCTCCTTTATAATAGTCAGCGGCTTGTTCATAATGTGCAATCGCCTTTGGACAAGGAGAAATAGATATTTGTCAGATTATTATATGTTTAACATTGAGTGATGTCTACGTAAAAGACTGTAAAAGGAACATCATGCGATTTATAAAAAATGCATTATGTATTATTGTACGTATTATTGTAAGTAGTTATGGTGTATCATTATTAATAGTAATCatttattactaattattaactAAAGCAATATTATTGGTAGCACTGATtattgggtttcctccaggtgctccggtttcccccacagtccaaagacatgcgctataggggaattgaacaaactaaattggctgtagtgtatgtgtgtgaatgagtgtgcatggatgtttcccagtactgggttgcagctggaagtagaggtctgcatttatTTCATGCATATATTTCCGAATCAAACACAGTAACGGAGAAATTTATGAAATTGAAAGAATAACTTCTTGCCTCAGACTCCAGATGAATATATTTGAAGCAATATGGAACCCAATTCTAACAATTATATATGaataactttaaatgaacaaCATAGATTTAATTAACAGCTACATTACATATACTTAAGTATATGAAACATCTCCCAATTGCCTCCACCCCCCCCCctttcttatatttatttatgttaatatatatatatatatatatatacacacacacacacacacacatatatatatatatatatatatatatatatatatatatatatatacatatatatatatatatatatatatatatatatatatatatatatatatacatatatatatatacatatatatatatatatatatatatatatatatatatatatatatatatatatatatatatatatataaataaatatatatatatattaacataaataaatatacacacacacaacttcaacccatatttattgttttaaaataaaactatgcaAATGTCCCTTTTTCCTTTCTCCCTAATCTTTTAAGTATCTATCTGTATCCTTACTGACTATTTCTGATGCATCTCTGATTTTATGTTGtgttctaattaaaaaaaaaacaaacaaaaaaaaaaacaacaacactgtaacggttggtaactctggtgtaattaaataaaatatatattaagaaaaAAGTGAAGATGTCGTGTTTTGGCTGTGTTTAAATCAACGCTTCCTGTGTTGTCATTTTCTTGTTATATTGCACTTACAAGTGACAattttctgtaaaccaatagcattcagcagTGAGTCTAGCTCCACCCCTTTGGTAACATACTGTTGTGCTAAATACCCTTAGGAAAGGATACCAAAAGGTGGTACAgtactgtttattattttactaCCACTGACAGAGGAAATGAAAATAAGTGCATACTGTACTTCCCCCAACATTACCACTCAGTGGGAATGAACCATAAGAGTTTCAGTACCTTCTCGATGTCCACCAGCTCTGACTCATAAACCTCAGCGATTGTGATGTGATGCTTTGCTGCGATGGTGAATCTTCCCTGAAGACAGAACAGAGGAGAAAAAACTGAATATCAATGAAATAATTCATTCAGCATATATCAAGCTTTTCAACTGtgttaaaggagacctattatgccccaTTTTACAAGAttcaaaataagtctctgatgtccctagagcaggggtggccaaccctgttcctggagagccaccttcctgcagatttcagttgcaacccatatcaaacacacctgactgttattatcacgtggtgttcaggtcctaattaattggttcaggtgtgtttgatatgggtagcaactgaaatctgcaggaaggtggctctccaggaacagggttgaccacccctgccctagagtgtgtatgtgaagtttcaactcaaaataagccctgattttgttttcttttaactcAGCCTCTTTtaagctttgatcctaattgagtaattttggtgactgtcactttaaattcagatgagattgtgctcttttcaaaagagggcggagctacaaatgctccTGTTTCAGCTcaatggcagattcaaaaacaagactaacatcttatgctaatgagggagagatgatcACTAATGGGCCTGGCTTTCCCGCTCTGATGACacttacaaagggagaatgttaaagtgtttctgcagactgtttttatcaaaattaatatatttttaaaattagaaGCTGTTTATATTCgtagactgttgccacacaactgcgtttaaaccccttattaaaGTGAATTCTGAATAATAGGTCAACTTTAACATCTCCAAGCTTTGTTGGTCCTAAATTGGACACAGATTCTGGGCTTCCTTTAGAGACTAGATTTTGGAATAGGGACTAGATGATTAACTGTCCTATTACAGTTACTGGGGGAGTTTAGCTGGTGTGTAGCCGTTTAAAATGTTCACAGATCAAACACAGTACAGGAATAGAACAGCCTGGCTCAACATTATATGATTTTGACAGCTACAAAAACATCTTACCATGTCTGTGTAAATATCAATTGCTGCGTTTAAGCACTTGATAGCCTCTAATCGCAAGCATTaaagagaaggaggaggaagagttAGACAGTcagataaataaaactgaaattaaacaatTGAGTGGATTCTAAGcagtcaatattaataataacaataataataataataataataataataataataataataataataataataatagacttcTAACAGCCCAAAGGTTTGGGATCAGTTCATAAAAAAATGATGATTAAATTAAGTAAGTAATTTAATGTACTTAAGTACATTAAGTAATAGTCAAGAAAAATTAAAACCTATATTTTACCCATAAACTGTTTCCATAACTGTTTTTGCATAACATATCTGTAAGTGGCTAATGGCATAATTTTGACACCTTgacacaaataatttaaaatataaatataaattgtaatttatttaattataaaaattgtatataaatatacatatacaataaatatataatataaaaatagatttgcaaaaacattattaatattatcctaaaataatacttataataacaTAAAACATTGGCTAAAATGAAGaggatttcaaataaaaatataaaaaagaaataatttaaaatatacatttgagtTGTAACatttaactaaatgtaaaaattaaatatacaaataaaataaatatataatatgaaatataatatgaaaataattatGCTAAAAGGTTATTTATGATCAtactataataatactaataataacaaaatattggctaaaataaagatgaaatcaaataaaaataccaaaaaaatgtaaatacatttattaaaatataaaaattaaatattataaataacataaaatattggCTAAAATGAAGGggatatgaaataaaaacaatataaaataaaaaagtatcatttaaaaataaaaattttattgtaacatttatttaaatataaaaaataaatataaatatagaaaatGCATATATAATATGGAATATAATAaggaatataaaaatgtatttataatcatactataataatactaataataacaacataaaatattGGCTGAAGTAAAgagtatattaaataaaatattaaataaaaaaattattatttaaaatataaatttaaattgcaacatttatttaaatatgaaatttgtatataaatatacatataaattaaatatttaatatgaaatataataagaaaatagatttgctaaaaaattatttatgatcatactaaaataatactaataataacataaaactttggctaaaactaaaatgatatcaaataaaaatataaaataaaatacattatttaaaatataaatttaaattgtaatttatttattttgaatttgaataatttaatatacatatacatatcaaataaatatataatataaaaatagatttgcaaaaaaaagtaTGATCATACtaaaacaatactaataataataataataacataaaatattgcCTAAAATAATGAggatatcaaataaaaaaatatataaaataaaataagaaatatttaaaaatactaattcaaattacaacatttaaatataaaaaatatacacatataaaaataaatatgaaattaaatatagtataaaaatagataaatagctaaaactaattaattattatgaAATGCAGTCAGGCATCATATATTCATCATCATTATCTGCTCTTTCGGAAAAAAACAGCTTTGTGATACATTAACGAAGCTGAGAGTAATAATCTTAGTCTTCACCTTGTGGATCTGCTTTCTTGAAGGCGTTTCCAGCATCAACGTAGCTGGTGGCAGAATCGTGTTTATTCTGAAGCTGCATATGAATTCTGGCTGCCTGACAGAAAGCATTGCCTGCAGCTGGGAAACAACACACAAACATCCTCAGTATTAAGCACATATCATAATACATCCTTTCAAATAAAGATgggttttacttaaaaaaaaaaaaaaaaatacaaatgattttaaatgattaatgattgtaattatatttacaatattgtatGAAAATGGATCAAATGAAGAATGGTGACCATTTAGTCAATTGAATGTATGTTGGCTACTACTGAACtactttaaagggacagtacacacaAAAATGTGACCCTAGACCACTGTTTCTTAACCTTGTTCCTGGGGGCACACCAACAgatctcccttatctgacccataaACTTCATGTTTTGGAGTATCTTCTTATGTTCTAGTCAgttgatttaggtgtgtttgattatgaaGAGGATGAAAAACACTGCCCTAGATCACAAAACTagtcttaaagggatggttcactcaaaGGTGAAAATGTACTCTATGGGTTGTATTTTGTTGATCaaagcgcaaagtctaaagtacatggcgcaaaagcattaaaagtatgttcgaatccacttttgctattttatggaGGGGAAAATACACTCTGTGCCATGGtgcatggtttaacagggttattcttattctcttaatgagttatgggtgtgttttgagctaaacgtatattaaaccaatcagagtctcatctctcattccctttacgAGTCAGTTGCATCGGCCCATGGCACATTggtatttacatggtggactttggaagtgaaaaaactgaacgcttcacttgacagaaaacagttaaacagaccatctgcagcacaaggataaagaacgagcctcttccattcagcctctttacttttactccttacttTACTGCTTTACTCTAGTGGAGTAAGAAAATGGCGTtgtgttatatccaaacacacgatCTATTCTTATGCCCCTAATAGTGATGCATAAGTCTTCAAAACCTGACAggtagacaaatc
Protein-coding sequences here:
- the napbb gene encoding N-ethylmaleimide-sensitive factor attachment protein, beta b isoform X1 — protein: MLSVRQPEFICSFRINTILPPATLMLETPSRKQIHKGRFTIAAKHHITIAEVYESELVDIEKAIAHYEQAADYYKGEESNSSANKCLLKVASYSAQLEQYQKAIEIYEQVGSNTMDNPLLKYSAKEYFFKASLCHFIVDELNAKLAIGKYEEMFPAFSDSRECKLLKKLLEAHEEQNAEAFTEAVKEFDSISRLDQWLTTMLLRIKKTIQGDEGDLK